The Mangifera indica cultivar Alphonso chromosome 8, CATAS_Mindica_2.1, whole genome shotgun sequence genome has a window encoding:
- the LOC123224023 gene encoding uncharacterized protein LOC123224023: MGRKPWLIIGDFNAIRGPNEKIGGASWGDTYCDDLNNCCREASLDDLRYMVNHLTWSNCSKGQMRIACKLDKALANEYWRDAFADSLAIFLNPSISDHSPCIVSCGGIEERRKVPFKFYNMWAKYESFLSIVREAWKEDFGGSPMFNLVNKLKRLKGELRKLNRDGFWKISDKVL, translated from the coding sequence ATGGGTAGAAAGCCTTGGCTAATCATAGGTGATTTCAATGCGATCAGAGGTCCGAATGAAAAAATTGGAGGGGCTTCGTGGGGAGATACATATTGTGATGatttaaacaattgttgtagagaggctaGTTTAGATGACCTTCGGTATATGGTGAACCATCTCACGTGGAGCAATTGTAGTAAAGGGCAAATGAGGATAGCTTGTAAATTGGATAAAGCACTCGCCAATGAATATTGGAGAGATGCCTTTGCGGATTCTTTGGCCATCTTTCTCAACCCTTCTATTTCAGATCACTCTCCATGTATTGTGAGCTGTGGGGGTATTGAAGAGAGGAGGAAGgtcccttttaaattctacaacatgtgggcgaaATATGAAAGCTTCCTTAGTATTGTTAgagaggcttggaaagaggattttggTGGCAGCCCTATGTTTAATCTTGTTAACAAActcaagagattaaaaggagAATTAAGGAAGCTAAATAGGGATGGCTTTTGGAAAATTTCAGATAAGGTGTTATAA
- the LOC123224024 gene encoding uncharacterized protein LOC123224024 translates to MPFLLVKRYAFRHWSNFGLIDFISTGMGVYLLKFKDEEGMLKVLEEESWMIGGQPLFVRRWEKNLSMVAENIKKIAVWIKFYGVPLEYWSLKGFSHIASVLGRPLYVDSVTEEGSRLEYARICVEINVNHDFPEKLELVLPSKERVEIRLEYAWKPVKCSLCNIFGHGNEECKRRSERGEAGRGKHVSHKGKKVNNMEEASDTKVGMVTSEIQHTARNSKGNGRLNLMFPSNVKEGKETLVNSMGIMNKNKFAALASNENIVTNETQTEGENTLVDKTYEELGPSNRVESVSGASSSTMTPIVAEPSKVEKVGGILSKEGNSDLEHCESPAISHFGGKIMVDEVDFIREKGDTLSKTQRRRLMKQKRSASPINSIK, encoded by the coding sequence ATGCCGTTCCTCCTTGTGAAAAGGTATGCTTTCCGTCATTGGTCCAACTTTGGGCTTATTGACTTTATATCTACTGGAATGGGAGTTTATCTCCTGAAATTCAAGGATGAGGAAGGTATGTTGAAAGTTCTGGAAGAGGAATCATGGATGATAGGTGGGCAGCCCCTTTTTGTAAGAAGATGGGAAAAGAACCTCTCAATGGTGgcggaaaacataaaaaagattgcggtatggataaaattttatggtgTTCCCCTGGAATATTGGAGCTTAAAGGGTTTTAGCCATATTGCAAGTGTCCTAGGCCGACCCCTCTATGTCGATTCTGTCACGGAGGAAGGTAGTAGATTGGAGTATGCCCGTATTTGTGTGGAGATCAATGTAAACCATGATTTCCCGGAGAAGTTGGAGCTTGTGCTTCCATCAAAAGAAAGAGTTGAAATTCGGCTGGAGTATGCATGGAAACCTGTCAAATGCAGCTTGTGTAATATATTTGGCcatggaaatgaagagtgtaaaagGAGAAGTGAAAGAGGAGAAGCTGGAAGAGGAAAACATGTTTcacataaaggaaaaaaggtgaATAACATGGAGGAGGCTTCGGATACAAAAGTGGGGATGGTTACTTCTGAAATTCAGCATACGGCTAGGAACAGCAAGGGGAATGGGCGACTAAACTTAATGTTCCCTAGTAATGTGAAGGAGGGGAAGGAAACTCTTGTCAATAGTATGGGgattatgaataaaaacaagtttGCTGCCTTAGCAAGCAATGAAAACATTGTGACTAATGAAACTCAAACCGAAGGGGAGAATACATTGGTAGATAAAACATATGAGGAGTTAGGCCCTTCAAATAGAGTGGAATCTGTTAGTGGTGCCTCTTCTAGCACTATGACACCAATTGTGGCCGAACCTTCAAAGGTGGAAAAGGTGGGGGGAATTCTCTCTAAAGAGGGTAATTCAGACCTGGAACATTGTGAATCTCCAGCAATTAGTCACTTTGGAGGCAAAATTATggttgatgaggtggatttcaTAAGGGAGAAAGGTGATACTCTTAGCAAAACTCAACGGAGGAGATTAATGAAGCAAAAGCGAAGTGCTTCCCCCATCAATTCCATCAAATGA